CAGATTGGCCAGTGGGGTAACTCGCTGGCGCTACGGATTCCCAAATATATCCATGAAGCACTGCACCTCAAGCTTAACGATGCGGTAGAGTGCTCGGTTGAAGACGGCAAGCTGGTTATCACTCCAGTGCAAGCCCTACCCGAAATGAGCCTTGACGAGCTTTTGGCCGAAGTCACTGCACCCCCTGAACCAGAGTTCGACTGGGGTAGCCCCGCTGGTAACGAGGCTTGGTAGTGTACATTCCCAGGCGTGGCGACTTTATCTGGCTCAGCTTTGATCC
Above is a window of Nodosilinea sp. PGN35 DNA encoding:
- a CDS encoding AbrB/MazE/SpoVT family DNA-binding domain-containing protein — protein: MKTQIGQWGNSLALRIPKYIHEALHLKLNDAVECSVEDGKLVITPVQALPEMSLDELLAEVTAPPEPEFDWGSPAGNEAW